Proteins co-encoded in one Musa acuminata AAA Group cultivar baxijiao unplaced genomic scaffold, Cavendish_Baxijiao_AAA HiC_scaffold_1077, whole genome shotgun sequence genomic window:
- the LOC135666257 gene encoding uncharacterized protein LOC135666257, whose product MSAAAIACSRGAATFGFRCWSLMRLPAAQVGYPRSNLSLLQRFTSDESNGSRACLIDTLALVKKLEKEGVPSKQAEAITKVLNEIARSLGSKPEIQRDQHYPMLQRETEENLRVDIEKMRSELRSGLH is encoded by the exons ATGTCTGCGGCGGCTATCGCCTGCAGTAGAGGCGCCGCCACGTTCGGGTTTCGTTGCTGGTCGCTGATGCGGCTGCCGGCGGCGCAAGTCGGGTACCCTCGGTCCAATTTATCGCTGCTGCAGCGCTTCACTTCGGACGAGAGCAACGGGAGTAGGGCTTGCCTTATCGACACGCTCGCTCTG GTCAAGAAGTTGGAGAAGGAAGGGGTCCCGTCGAAGCAAGCGGAGGCCATAACGAAGGTTTTGAACGAGATCGCCCGCTCCCTTGGGTCCAAGCCCGAGATACAGAGG GATCAACACTATCCAATGCTGCAACGAGAGACTGAAGAAAATCTTCGAGTTGATATCGAGAAAATGCGTAGTGAACTTAGGTCTGGTTTGCATTGA